The DNA window TGTACGGCAAACCGGCGTGTTCCCTCTGCGACAAGGCGACGGCCATCCTGGAGCGCCTGCGGCACGAGTTCCCGTTTCGCATCGAGCACGTGGACATCACCGGGGACGCCGAGCTCTTCGCCCGGTACCGCGAGAAGATCCCCGTCGTCGTGCTGGACGGGCGTGAAGTCGCCTGGGGCATCGTCACGACGCCCGCGCTCCGGTCGATCTTGCGGCGCGCCGGCCGGGCCTGACCGCCGCGCCGGCCGGCTAGACGACGCGCACGGCGGGATTCCTGAGCACGCCGATCTCCGTCGCCCCGATTTCGATCACATCGCCGTCCTCGCAGGCGAAGTCGTCGGGCGGGACGATACCGGTGCCCGTCAGCAGCACCGTCATGGCCGGAATGTCGTTCGCGCGGCGCAGATAATCGACGAGATCGGCGATCCGGCGGTGCAGGCGCGAGGTCCCGATCTCCCCCCGGAACGCCTCTCGGCCGCCCCGCAAGATTCGGCACCACAGCGTGAGCCGCGGCTCCCCGGGATCGTCGGTCAGCAGGATGGCGGGGCCGAGGCTGCAGCAGGCCCGGTAGATTTTGGCCTGCGGCAGGTACAATGGATTTTCGCCCTCGATATCCCGGGCGCTCATGTCGTTGCCGAGCGTGTACCCCACGATCGTCCCGTCGCCGTCCAGCACCACCGCCAGCTCCGCCTCCGGGACGGTCCACCGCGAATCGGCGCGGACGCCCACGGGGACGTTCGGCCCGACGCACCGCGAGGCGGTGGCCTTGAAGAACACCTCCGGCCGCTCGGCGTCGTAAACCTTGTCGTAGATCCCGATGGTCGTGGTCTCGGCGAGGCGCGCCTCCCGGCTGCGTTCGTACGTCACGCCGGCCGCCCACACTTCGGGCGGCACGACCGGCGGCAGCAGGTGCGGACGCGCGGGGTCGGGCGCCCGGTCGAGGTCGTCGTACCGGTACGCGGCGCCCCGCGCCGGCAGGCTCCGGACGGCGGCGGCGGCGCGGACGCCCGCCCCGGCCGGGCGCAGCAGCTCGTCGAGCGAGGCGACCGGAGCGCCCGATGCGGCCGCCAGCGGCCGGACATCCGTGCCCTCGCAGACGGCGAGGTTCGCGCCCTGTCCCGGGATCCAGATTCGGGCGAGCCGCATCGGCATCACGCTTCCCGCCAGACGCGGCCGCCCGGAAACTCGTACGCGGTGAGCGACTCGGGGCGCATCGTGATGCTGAATCCCGGGCGGGTCGGCGGCAGATACCGGCCTCCGCGGATCACCACGGGATCGGCGAAGTGCTCGTGCAGATGCGCCACGTATTCCAAAACCCGGCCCTCGAGGGACGCCGAGACCGCGATGTAGTCGAAGAGCGACACGTGCTGCTCGTACTCGCAGAGCCCGACGCCGCCGGCGTGCGGGCAGACGGGAATCCCGAACTTGGCGGCCAGCAGCAGGACGGCGAGCATCTCGTTGACCCCGCCGAGGCGCGCGACGTCGGGCTGACAGAACCGGATCGCGCCGGCCTGGAACAACTGCTTGAACATCACCCGGTTGTGCACGTGTTCTCCCGTCGCCACCCCCACGGGCGCCACGGCGCGGGCCACGGCGGCGTGGCCGAGGATGTC is part of the bacterium genome and encodes:
- a CDS encoding glutaredoxin family protein, whose amino-acid sequence is MTVVVYGKPACSLCDKATAILERLRHEFPFRIEHVDITGDAELFARYREKIPVVVLDGREVAWGIVTTPALRSILRRAGRA
- a CDS encoding fumarylacetoacetate hydrolase family protein, with protein sequence MPMRLARIWIPGQGANLAVCEGTDVRPLAAASGAPVASLDELLRPAGAGVRAAAAVRSLPARGAAYRYDDLDRAPDPARPHLLPPVVPPEVWAAGVTYERSREARLAETTTIGIYDKVYDAERPEVFFKATASRCVGPNVPVGVRADSRWTVPEAELAVVLDGDGTIVGYTLGNDMSARDIEGENPLYLPQAKIYRACCSLGPAILLTDDPGEPRLTLWCRILRGGREAFRGEIGTSRLHRRIADLVDYLRRANDIPAMTVLLTGTGIVPPDDFACEDGDVIEIGATEIGVLRNPAVRVV